One window of Lawsonibacter asaccharolyticus genomic DNA carries:
- a CDS encoding NAD-dependent protein deacetylases: MEQEQRTLQKWVDESRRIVFFGGAGVSTESGIPDFRSVDGLYHQKYDYPPEEILSRSFFDARPEEFYRFYREKMLCLDAQPNPAHRKLAELEAAGKLTSVVTQNIDGLHQRAGSRRVWELHGSVHRNHCMRCGRAYPVEFVRDSGGVPRCACGGIVKPDVVLYEEQLDGHTLQGALSDIQGADMLIIGGTSLAVYPAASLVNYYRGHRLVLINKSPTPYDAHADLVIAGPIGEILGGVAVV; this comes from the coding sequence ATGGAACAGGAGCAGAGGACCCTGCAGAAATGGGTCGATGAGAGCAGACGCATCGTCTTTTTCGGCGGGGCGGGCGTGAGCACGGAGTCGGGCATCCCCGACTTCCGCAGCGTGGACGGGCTGTATCACCAGAAGTATGACTATCCCCCGGAGGAGATCCTCAGCCGCAGCTTTTTTGATGCCCGACCGGAGGAATTTTACCGCTTTTACCGGGAGAAGATGCTCTGCCTGGACGCCCAGCCCAACCCGGCCCACCGGAAGCTGGCGGAGCTGGAGGCGGCGGGGAAGCTGACCAGTGTGGTGACCCAGAACATCGACGGACTGCACCAGCGGGCGGGCTCCCGGCGGGTGTGGGAGCTCCACGGAAGCGTCCACCGCAACCACTGCATGAGGTGCGGCAGGGCCTATCCCGTGGAGTTCGTGCGGGACAGCGGAGGTGTGCCCCGATGTGCCTGCGGGGGCATCGTCAAGCCCGATGTGGTGCTCTATGAGGAGCAGCTGGACGGGCATACCCTGCAGGGGGCTCTTTCGGACATCCAGGGGGCGGATATGCTCATCATCGGCGGCACTTCACTGGCGGTGTACCCCGCCGCCAGCCTGGTGAACTACTACCGGGGGCACCGCCTGGTGCTCATCAACAAGTCCCCCACCCCCTACGACGCCCACGCCGACCTGGTGATCGCCGGCCCCATCGGGGAGATCCTGGGCGGCGTAGCGGTGGTGTGA